In Rhizobium sp. CIAT894, the genomic window CTCGCGGATCATCCGCTCATCTTCGGTCAGCTGGTCATCGAGCAGAAAGGGGTCATTCCATGAAAAGGCCAAGATCGTCATCCTCCCATTGAGGTTTTCAGCAACTCGATTGGAGGGAATGAAAGCCGTTTCTCCGACATTGCGAAAGCGAGGTTTACTCATCAGCCTATGAGCTATAGTAATAGCTTATGGCAAACCTTTCGCGACGACTGCTTCCCTCGACCTCCGCTCTCGCGGCTTTCGATTCCGTCGCGCGGCTCAGCACCTTCTCCGCCGCGGCCGAGGAGCTTTCCCTGACGCAGGGTGCCATCAGCCGGCAGATCGCCGCCCTGGAAGAACAGCTGGGCGTTTTACTCTTCGAGCGCACCGGCCGTGGTGTAATTCTCACGGAGGCCGGCGCCGATTATGCGCGGGCTATTGCCAGCGCTCTCGCGGAAATCCGTTCCGCCTCACTGCACGCCATGACAAAACAGCATAACGATCAGCTCAACGTGGCGATCTTGCCAACATTCGGCACACGCTGGCTGATGCCGCGCATTCCGCAGTTTGTCGCAAGACATCCGGAGATCACATTGAACTTCGCGACCCGCATAGGAGTGTTCGATTTCGACCGCGACGACATCGATATGGCAATCCATATCGGCCAGCCTGACTGGCCAGGGGCGGAAAGCACATTTCTGATGGAGGAGATGGTGGCGCCGGTTGCCTCCCCGCCTTTTCTGAGTTCGCATCCCATCTTGAAGGCCGAAGATCTGCTTCGCCTGCCGTTGCTACAGATGGCGTCCCGTCCGGGGGCCTGGGGCCATTTTTTCGAGAGCCTCCAGGTCAGCGGCACTCCATCGCAGGCCATGCGGTTCGAACAGTTCAGCAACGTGGCCCAGGCCTGCATTGCAGGACTGGGGCTCGCATTGATGCCGCTTTTCCTCATCGACTCCGAGCTTGCGAATGGCCAGCTCGTTCAAGCCTTTCCGCATCAGGTCAAAAGCCCCAGCGCCTATTATGCGGTCGCGCCATTGAGCAGGAAGGACTTCCGCCCTGTCGCGGCGTTCCGCGCATGGCTGCTGGAAGAGGTCGCGCTTTATCAGAAAGGCGCTGCGGGCTAATCCGGGCCTATTCGACCGCTCGCTCATGTTCGATTGCAAGCGTCCTTGACTCTACAGTCAAATCCGGCTGCCGCCGCGGCGAAGCCGGCTTGCCCGGCGCCTATAATGACAACGCGCGTGGCCATGGTCTACATCCCCTTGGGGACGCGGATTATCGCGCCGTCAAGCCGAGCGTCCACCTTGATCTGGCAACCGAGGCGGCTGCCGGGCTCACGGGCCGCGGTGGTGAAATCGAGCATGTCATTTTCGTGGTCGCTGGCAGGATCGAGCCTGCTCGCGAGATCCTCGTCGATGATCACGTGGCAAGTCGCGCAGGCGGCGGCGCCATTGCATTCGGCGACGATACCCGTCACCGAATTCTGCAGGGCAACCTCCATCAGGCTGAGACCCAGGGATGCTTTGCATGCACGTACGCTTCCATCCGGAAGTATGAATGTGACGTTGGCCATTTTTTCCTCCTCTCAAACGTCCCAGGTCACGGGCAGGGTGGTTGGCCCGCGGAAAACCCATCCGTGAATGCGCACCTCGTCATGACGGGCAAGACGCAAATTGCGAAGGCGTTCGAATAGTCCGGGTACGACAAGACGACCAACCATATGGCGGGCAAGCCAGGCGCCGGCACAGAAGTGAGGGCCTGCCCCGAAAGCCAGATGCGATTTCTTTTCCCGGAAGACGTCGAAATGGTCGGGAGCCTCGAAGCGGCTTGCATCGCGGTTGGCCGCGCCGACGCATAAGCCAATCTGGTCCCCCTCGTGCAGCTGGATGCCGGAAAAAACGACGTCTCGCGCCACTCGGCGCGGATACATTCCGATCGGCGAGATCCAACGGACGGATTCCTCGAAAGCCGTCGGCCAAAGGTTCGGGTCAGCCTTGACCCGTTCCAACTGATCGGGGTTCGCGAGAAGTCCGAGCAACAGCGTCAGGATGGAGTCGCGTGGTTCGTTCAGGCCACCGCCAACCGCAACCTTGATATTCGCATAGATCTGCTCGAGGCTATGAGGATCCTCCGCATGGAGCATCGAAGACAGAACGGAACCGTTCGGCTGGTCACGATGGTAGGGCAGCGCGCGTCGGATTGCATCTTCAACGCCGCGTGCGGCGTCCTCCGCCTTTTTGGAGATTTCGGGATCGGCCGAGTAGTTGCCAGCGCCGTCGATCAAGGATTGCGACCAGAGCGCCATCGTCTGCCAGCCGACATCGATGAAGCCGAGCACCTCCGCCAATGCCCGGCCGGCCATCGGGGCGGCCAGCGCATTCAGCAGATCAGCCTCGCCGTCTTTCTCGAAAGTGGCGACCACCTCGTCGAAAATGATTTCCAGTCGCGGTGCCCAACAGGATTTGACCGCGCCCGGACGCAGCGCTGGCTCGATGGCCTTGCGTTCGCGTGCGTGAAGCTCCCCATCCTTACGCATCATGGTGTGGCCCATGACCTTGTTGACGAGGGATTGCGGATTGACCGATGAGAATGTCTCAGAATCACGTTCCATCGCCACGACGTCGTCGTAGCGGGTCGCAACCATGATATTGGCGGCTTCGATCCTGACGATGGCAGCCATTTTGCGAGCGCGTTCGAAAGTCGGATAAGGATCCTTCAAAAGCTCGCCGAACGAGACATCCGAAATTGCGGGCACAGATCTTTGATCGTTTGCAGGCATTGTATCTCCTCCAATCTCGCCCTCCAGCGAGTTGCTCAGCGAGGAAGTTACAAAGAGACTTTCCTTGCGACAATTGGATGGATACGATGAATGTCATCGGATTTTTCGATGACCAAGGAAAAGCGATGATTCCGGACGATTTGGCCCAGATCGATTTGAGATCGATGCATGTGCTTGTTGCAGTCCATGACGCAAGGTCGTTTTCTGCTGCGGCTGTGCAGTTGGATATCAGCCAGTCCACGGTGAGTTATGCGATCGACCGCCTTCGCCGCGCATTCCGCGACCCGCTCTTTGTGCGGCAGGGCAACAGCATTGCCGAGACGGACAAGTGCAAGGATCTCGTCTCGCAAGCGCGCGAGATCGTCGACCGCATGCTGGCGATTGCCGTACCTGAGGAATTCGATCCCGAGACCGCGGACGGTACAGTGACACTTTCATGCAATCACCACGAGCGCTTCCTGCTGCTGCCAACGTTCATCCCGGCCTTGCGGGCGGCGGCGCCGAAGGTGGTGCTTAATGTCCTGGAATCGGCTGTCAACGGAAAGCAGCAGTTGAAGGAAAACAGCGCCGATATCGTGCTTGGGCCAGTCCGCATCCTCGGAGAAGGCTATTTCCGTAGAAGGATATTCTCCGACCACTATTCCTGTGTCATGGATGCGCAAAATCCGCTTGCCGCCGATGAATTGACGCTTGAGCGCTTCCGCAAAGCCGCTCATGTCGCCGTCACGCACAACGGCCAATGGCAGGCGCTTTATTTCGCGGCGCTGCGTGAACACGACATTTATCTCACGCCGCAGCTCACCCTTCCGAGTCACGATAGTATTGAACTGATGATTGCTGGCACGGACCTTGTTGCGACCATTCCCAACAGGTTGGCACGTGCCTACGGCGGGCGACTCTGCGTGCGGCGTTTTCCGGTTCACATTGCAATCGACATCGACATGTATTGGACAGAGCGGACCCATAAATCGGGCTTGCATCGCTGGGCACGGCAGCTGTTGGCTGACGTGACGACGTCATGTCTCAATCGGTCGCCGGACGGAGACGATGACCGCGAGTGTCGGGGGGACGTCAGTTCAGAACGATAACCGGTAGCCTCGACCTTACACATTGATCGCCTTTTTTTCGGCGGAACAGTTAAAAAGCCACTCCGATGAGCGCTATTCGGCGGCGACGCTCGGAGGCTTCTTGGTCGGCCGCCGGGCTTCCGACGTCAATTCCGGAAATAGATGACCGGCATGCTCGATGACGTTCGCGCTCGTCTCCCGGATATGAAGTTCGATCAACTTTAATGCCGTATCGACATTCCGCTCCATGACAGCGTCAACGATCATCTTGTGTTCAACGTCCTTCTCCCGCCATTTCGTGCGAAACTGTGACGACATGCGTCGATACCGATGTGCGCGCTCAAAAAGCTTGGCTCTCATTTCGAGCAGCACTGGCGAGCCGCAGGCAGCAACAAGCGAATAGTGGAATTCGCCATGCACCACGCTCCACTCATCAGAAAGATAATATTCTCCGCCGATGCGCTGCTGGAGCCTCTCCATTCGATGAAACGCGGAAAGGATATTGCCTTCCCAAAGGTCATCGCCCTTGCGTATCGCTTTGGCAAGTGCTTCTCGTTCAATGAGGACGCGTGCATCCGTAAGATCGTTGAGATCGGCAATCGAGACGGGTGCCACGACAAAACCACGCTGTCCTTCTGCAACCACAAGATTTTCTGCAGAGAGACGTGAGAGGGCTTCTCTCAAGGTCGAGAAACTTACTTCGTAGCGTTCACGCAGGCTTTCAAAGCGCAACTTCTCACCGGGTTTGAGATCGCAATTTACGATATCGCGTCGCATGCGTTGCAGCACGTCGCCGGCTCGTGTCTCGCCGCCTGCATTTTGTTTTTCCAAGATGGTCTCCCGGCTCATGTGTTGAGATGCCACACGTTTCAACCCTTATGGAAGTTTAGGGATAATTTCGAAAAAATCAATCTTGGCGAAATTTATCATTTCCACTCGGAAAAAAACGTATTCGAAATGCGCCCTGTCATAAATTTCGTAAAACTCAATAATTTCGAAAATACCTTGCATTGACGATCAAACTGGCGTATCAGAGCTGCAGCGGAACAGAGCATCGCAATTTCAAGGGAGGAAGAAATGACGCACCTTGTGCACGCCATTGGGCACCTGAAGGTCAATGTGACGAACCCGGGGGCGGTTATTCGTGATTCGACCGAAATCTTGGGATTGAGGGTTTCTCACCAGGAAAGGGATCAGACCTGGCTCAGCTCAAACGGGCGTGCGGCTGAGCTGGTGCTGGTCCATGGAGACGAGAATTCGGCCCACACGATCGGCCTTGAAGCCCTGACAAAAACCGACGTCGAGGCTGTGGCGTCGCGTATAGAGCCTGCCGGCTGCCGTATTCTGTCTCACCAACCAAGCCTGTCCTGCATGGATGCAGGCGTGACCTTCGCGACACCGGAAGGCTTGCGTTTCGAGGTCCATACGCCGATCCGCAACAACATTCGGGGGCAGCGTTTTCCCACGAACGGCATCATGCCGCGCCGCATTGACCACATCAATCTGATTTCGCCGGATCCGGTTGCCACCAGAGCGCAGCTTGAAGCGGTTGGGGGCATGAAGCTGTCCGAGCGTATGGTCAATGATGCGCTCAGTTGGATGTATGGCGGTAACCGCCAGCACCATGTTCTTGGTGTGGTCAAGGGTGCCGCAGCCGGGCTGCACCATGTCTCGTTCGAGTTTGTAGAGTTCAACATGTATTGCCGGCTCGGCGATATCCTCGACCGCTTTGACCGGCAACTTCTTTGGGGCCCAGGACGGCATCGTCCGGGCGACAATACCTATGCCTATTACACCGATGCCAGCGGCATGATGATCGAATGCTCTGGTCCGATGTCGCACATTGCTGACGACTTGAACTTCGAACCCAACGTCATAACGAACTTGGAACGCCCCGGTAACGTCCGCGACATGAACGTCTGGGGCACGCCTGCGCCATTGGAATGGCGTGAACATTTCCACCCCTTCACCAAGATCGTCTGAACAATCCGAGGTAAGATGTCATGCAAGAAAAGCTCACGTTTATGTCGGACGGACTGAAGATATCAGCCGTGCTCCATATCCCGGACGCTCGCCAGGCCGGGCAGAAGCTCCCCGCATTCATCGTCTGCCACGGTTTTGTTGGCTCCAAGGATGAAAGTCACGCGCAGATTCAGGCCGAAATGATGGAAGCATTCGGCTATGTCGCCTTGCGGTTCGATTTTCGCAGCTGCGGCGAAAGCGAGGGGGAGCGTGCGCAGGTGCGCTGCTTCGACCAGGTTGCTGATGCCAAGAACGCCCTGACGTTCCTTGCCGGCCGAGAGGAAGTGGATTCGGCGCGTATCGGCATAACTGGTCATAGTTTCGGTGCGGCCGTCTCCGTCTACACGGCAGGTGTTGACGAGCGTGTTGCCTGCTGCCTCTCGTCCTGTGGTTGGGGTAACGGCGAGCGAAAGTTCCGCGGCCAGCACCCGACTCCCGAATCATGGGATAAGTTCATCGGCATTCTCGAAAACGGTCGCAAGCATAAGCAGGAGACCGGCCAAAGCCTCTGGATGTCCCGCTTCGATGCCGTCCCGATCCCTGAACATCTGCGCAAGAACCTCTCGCCGAAGGCAATCATGGAGATCCCGGTCGAAACTGCGTGGTCGATGTATAATTTCCGTGCGGACGATGTCATCGGCAATATCGCGCCGCGCCCCTTGCTTTTGTTCCACACCGCCAATGACATCATCACGCCGACAAGTGAATCCATCCGCATGTTCGAGAGGGCCGGCCAGCCAACCGAACTCATGTTGATCGATACGACGGCGCACTTCCCGCTTGCACCAGGCGATGCGCCGCGCACCAAGGCGATGATGAAAGGTTGGCTGGACAAGTTCTTTCCGTCTCCGCTGGGCACTGCGTCATGAGTGGAGCTTCAGAGACAAAGCCTATCAGCAGGCAGGCACTCGAGGATTTTGCGGCGGCGCTGCTGCAGGCAGGCGGTTTTAGCGAACAATACGCAAAACAGTCCGCCGAGCTTCTGGTCTGGGCCAATATGCGGGGCGCCGATTCCCACGGCGTTTTGCGCATCCCACGCTACATCGAAATGGTGGAACTCGGCATCGTAAAGGGCTGCGCCGAGCCTGCCGTGTCGCATGAATTTGGCGCGATTTGCCGTTTGGATGGCAATCTTGTTCCGGGCGCAGTCGGGATGTCGATGGCGACGAAGAGGGCCATTGAGCTTGCCGGGACGTTCGGCATCGGTCTGTGCGAAATTTCTCGCATAAGCCATTCAGGCGCCATCGGTTATTTCGCTGAGAAGATCGCCCGAGCCGGAATGATCGGTATTGTCATGGCGGCCTCAAAGCCATTGATGGTCTATCATGGAGCACGGGGTGAGGGGGTTTCGACCAATCCGATTGCGATCAGTGCACCGGCTGGAGAAGGACAAAACCCTCTCATCTTCGATATGTCGACTGCAGCAGTCGCGCTCGGCAAGATCATGGCGGCAAAGGACGCGGGCCGCCCGATTCCTCCGGACTGGGCGGTGAACATTGAGGGCGTCCCGACAACCGATCCTTCCAAAGTCAAGGCGGTTCTACCGATGGCAGGACCAAAAGGCTCCGGTCTGTCGCTGATGATTGAGGTTCTGGTGAGCGTACTTGGTGGCAATCCGCTGATTTCCGCAGCCCTCTCGCAGAAAAAGGACAACGGCTTCAACGGCTTGGCAATAGCCATCAATCCCTTCGCGTTCGGATTGCCGCATGCGGTCGTGGAAGATATCGCGGCGCTGGCACGAGCCGTCAAAGGCCTGCCGCCGGCGGCCGGCGTCAAGGAGGTGCTGTTGCCCGGAGAGCGAGGATTTCTGACGGCTGCAAGGCGAAGCGCGGACGGTATTCCCATTACCGCAGGTACCGCCAAGCGTTTGGCGGAGGAGGGTGTCAAGCGGGGCGTTGCTGTGCCGGCGGAATTTTCTTGACCGGCACCGCAGCGCTCTCGCGAAACGGCTGGCCGGACCCCTCCCCTTCAAGAGATCTATCCGGATTTGTTTTGGAAACTGAAATCACGATCGGCACTCCGCTGCATTTGGTCTGGAGTGTTCTCGATCATCTGCGGAGTTGCCGCGCTTGAAACGAAGTGCTGCCGCAGCTGAAGGGTCGCATCCGGTGTCGCAGGCGCCCGCGGCCGCATAGCGTGCGTGACATCGTCGACTGGTCCATGCAGGGCAAGATCGAGATCAAAACCGATCACCCTCCTGGCGCTCGAAGACATCAACAAACACGTCGAACTTCGGGCCAAAGCGTCCGTCGCGTGGTCGTCCGCTGACTGAGAGATTTGATTAGAATTCATAGCGTTGGGAGGATGACTTGCTGATTGGCACCCCGAAAGAGATATGGGAAGGCGAGGCCCGGGTTGCACTGACGCCCGAGAGCGCGCTCCAACTGCGCAAACTCGGATATGAGTGCGTCATCGAGACTGGTGCTGGCAGAGCAGCCGGATTTTCCGAGGATGCCTATCGTACAGCCGGCGTTGTCATAGTCGACACGGCGGCGGCCCTTTACGAAGCGGCCGACGTGATCGTTAAAGTGCGTCCGCCGGAAGCCTCGGAAGTACAGCGCCTACGTGCCGGCAAAACGCTGATCTCGTTTTTCTATCCCGGCCAGAACAACCAACTGCTGCAGCAGGCGAAGACCACCGGATCGACTGTCATCGCCATGGACATGGTGCCGCGCATCTCGCGCGCCCAGAAGATGGACGCGCTGTCGTCGATGGCCAACATCGCGGGCTACAGGGCGGTCATCGAGGCTGGGAGCAACTTCGGGCGGTTCTTCACCGGCCAGGTCACGGCCGCCGGCAAGGTACCGCCGGCCAAAGTGCTGGTTATCGGTGCGGGCGTGGCCGGTCTTGCCGCGATCGGAACGGCGACCTCGCTGGGCGCGATCACCTATGCGTTCGACGTGCGCCCGGAAGTGGCCGAGCAGATCGAGTCCATGGGTGCCGAGTTCGTCTATCTCGACTTCGACGACGAACAGCAGGATGGCGCCGCGACCGGCGGCTATGCGGCCCCGTCTTCGCCGGAGTTCCGACAGAAGCAACTTGCCAAGTTCCGCGAGCTCGCGCCGGAGATCGACATCGTCATCACCACAGCCCTGATCCCCGGCCGGGATGCGCCGAAGCTGTGGCTCGCGGATATGGTGGCGGCGATGAAACCGGGCTCCGTCGTCATCGATTTGGCGGCCGAGCGCGGGGGCAACTGCGATCTCACCGTGCCGGATCAGAAAACGGTCTCCGACAACGGCGTGATCGTCATCGGCTATACGGATTTCCCGAGCCGCATGGCGGCGCAGGCCTCGACGCTTTACGCGACCAACATCCGCCATATGCTGACGGATCTAACTCCGGGAAAGGATGGCGTGATCTTTCACAACATGGACGATGACGTCATCCGCGGGGCGACCGTCACCAAGGGTGGCGAGATTGCTTATCCGCCGCCGCCGCCGAAGGTACAGGCGATCGCCGCCGCAAAACCGAAGGAAAAGGTGAAAGAACCGACGCTGGAGGAAAAGCGGGCCCGGGAACTGGCTGCCTTCATGGCGCAGACCAAAAGCCAAGGCATCCTGCTCGTCATCGGCACGGCGCTTCTGCTGCTGGTCGGCGCCTATGCGCCGTTGAGCTTCATGAGCCATTTTGTCGTCTTCGTGCTCTCCTGCTTCATTGGCTTCCAAGTAATCTGGAACGTGTCGCATTCGCTGCATACGCCGCTGATGGCGGTGACCAACGCCGTATCCGGCATCGTCATTCTCGGCGCGCTCTTGCAGATCGGCTCGGGTAATGGGCTGGTCGTGGCGCTGGCGGCCCTGTCGGTGCTGATCGCCACCATCAACATCGTCGGTGGCTTCCTCGTCACCCGGCGCATGCTCGCCATGTTCCAGAAAACTTAAGTGGCAGGGATCTTCACAATGACCATTGGTATCGTAGCAGCCGCCTATGTTGCGTCAGCGGTTCTCTTCATTCTCTCGCTCGGCGGCCTGTCCGGCCAGGAAAGCGCCAAGCGCGCCGTCTGGTACGGCATTGTCGGCATGACCCTCGCCGTTGTCGCCACAATCTTTGGTCCCGGCGTCGGCAATTGGTTCATCATCGCGCTGATGGTCGCTGGCGGCGCGGTGCTCGGTTACTATGTCGCCAGCCGGGTGCAGATGACAGAAATGCCGCAGCTTGTTGCGGCGCTGCATTCCTTCGTCGGCCTCGCCGCCGTGTTCATCGGCTTCAATGCCCATCTCGAGGCGGTTCATGTCGCCGGTCTTAACGAGGCATCCCGCGCAACGCTCACCGGATTTGCCGCCATTCTGGCGCGCAAGGACATGGTGGAAATGTCGATCATGAAGGTCGAGGTCTTCCTCGGCATCTTCATCGGCGCGATCACCTTCACTGGCTCGGTCGTCGCCTTCGGCAAGCTGGCCGGCAAATTGGATGGCAAGGCCAGGAAACTGCCGGGCGGTCATCTGCTGAATGCCGTTGCCGCCATCGCCACGCTCGTGCTGCTGGTGATGTTTTTTAACGGCGCCGGAACCTGGACGCTGGTGCTGATGACGACACTCGCCTTCTTCATCGGCTACCACCTGATCATGGGCATCGGTGGTGCCGACATGCCGGTCGTCGTCTCGATGCTGAACAGCTATTCCGGCTGGGCGGCTGCGGCGATCGGCTTCACGCTCGGCAACGATCTTCTGATCGTCACCGGCGCCCTGGTCGGCTCCTCGGGTGCGATCCTCTCCTACATCATGTGCAAGGCAATGAACCGCTCCTTCGTCTCGGTCATCCTCGGCGGCTTCGGCGCGGTTGCCGGCCCAGCCATGGAAATACTTGGTGAGCAGGTAGCGATCGATGCAGAAGGTGTCGCGAGTGCGCTAAACGAGGCCGACAGCATTATCATCGTCCCCGGCTACGGCATGGCTGTGGCACAGGCCCAACAGTCGGTGTCGGAACTGACGCGCAAGCTACGCGCCGCCGGCAAAAATGTCCGTTTCGCCATCCATCCGGTGGCCGGCCGCTTGCCCGGACATATGAACGTTCTGCTCGCTGAAGCCAAGGTACCCTACGACATCGTGCTCGAAATGGACGAGATCAACGACGACTTCCACGAGACCGACGTCGTCATCGTCATCGGCTCCAACGACATCGTCAACCCGGCTGCCCAGGAAGATCCGAACTCACCGATCGCGGGCATGCCAGTGTTGGAAGTCTGGAAGGCCAAACAGGTCTTCGTCTCCAAGCGCGGCCAGGGAACCGGATATTCCGGCATAGAGAACCCGCTCTTCTACAAGGACAACACCCGTATGTTCTATGGTGATGCGAGGAAGAGCTTGGATCAAGTCTTACCATTTTTCGCCTAGCCAATTTCGGCATCCACTGAGCGAACGCCGTCCTATCATAGACTTCGCACGACGCTGACATGGTACCGAGATTGGACCGGATTTCTCTTCCGTAGGATTGTTCATGGATCAGACTTAAGAGACCGTCACCCTATCAACACCCGTAAGTGCCTAATCTCAACGGAAGTGGCGCCGTTCGGTGGTATCAAGCAGTCGGGCCAGGGACGCGAAGGCTCGAAATACGGTATCGACGACTATATCGAGATCAAATACCTCTGCCTTAGCATCTGATTTGCTCGGGCCGAGATGGGCCTCGGACGCAATCCCGGCGCGTGTGTTGTCTGGACGGCAATCGCGCTGGTGGCGTTCTCGGCGAGATTTCAAACTGACTTGGCGCCGCTGTAGGCAAGGGATCGTTCGGCCAATTCGAGACTCAGTCGCTTGAGCGATTGTCAGGAGAGGGCGTCAATGGAATTGCGGCTAACGAAAGATCCCTCTTCTTGGTCGGCAACGCGGTAAATCTCGGAAGGCTTCTCCCAGTAGGCACGTAAACGCTTATATGGCACACAAATGTTGAGTGAATCAGCTCTTGAGCTGCTGTGTCAGCCTCCGAGATTGTTCGTTCACCGTCCGTGTCCATCTGCATGCGACGAAGGCCTATCTGCAGCAATGGCGCAAACCTCTGGCATTCTACAGCGTTGCGCCCGCTCCGTGCATCGGAGAAGACCGGACGAGCGGCCTGACGCAGTTCGGGGGCTCTCTCTGAACTCAACATCGATATCATCTGCGTCAACACCCCGCAGGCCAAGGGACGAGTGGAAGGGGCCAACCAGAAGCTGCAGGATCGCATGGTCAAGGACTGCGGCTGCGCGGCATCGACACGATCAACGCGGCCAACGCCTATGCGCCGGTATTCATGGCGGACTTCAATGTCGAGATTTATCCACCCACGCTTTGGTCCGGTCACCTTCATCGTTCGCGGAAACGGTCCACCCGGCAAGTTGTTCGAGTAGCATCGTCAGTTCACTTTCGTCAGAGACGGCGCCGAATATTACACGGTCTGGACGAACGACGATCGCGCGGAAACCTCGCTCCGACAGCCAACTTTCTAATATATGCTCCTCTTCCTCAAATCCACCCGCAACGCCGAACTCAAAAAGCGCTATGGCGAGCCGGGATAATTG contains:
- a CDS encoding 2Fe-2S iron-sulfur cluster-binding protein gives rise to the protein MANVTFILPDGSVRACKASLGLSLMEVALQNSVTGIVAECNGAAACATCHVIIDEDLASRLDPASDHENDMLDFTTAAREPGSRLGCQIKVDARLDGAIIRVPKGM
- a CDS encoding FCD domain-containing protein yields the protein MSRETILEKQNAGGETRAGDVLQRMRRDIVNCDLKPGEKLRFESLRERYEVSFSTLREALSRLSAENLVVAEGQRGFVVAPVSIADLNDLTDARVLIEREALAKAIRKGDDLWEGNILSAFHRMERLQQRIGGEYYLSDEWSVVHGEFHYSLVAACGSPVLLEMRAKLFERAHRYRRMSSQFRTKWREKDVEHKMIVDAVMERNVDTALKLIELHIRETSANVIEHAGHLFPELTSEARRPTKKPPSVAAE
- a CDS encoding cytochrome P450; translation: MPANDQRSVPAISDVSFGELLKDPYPTFERARKMAAIVRIEAANIMVATRYDDVVAMERDSETFSSVNPQSLVNKVMGHTMMRKDGELHARERKAIEPALRPGAVKSCWAPRLEIIFDEVVATFEKDGEADLLNALAAPMAGRALAEVLGFIDVGWQTMALWSQSLIDGAGNYSADPEISKKAEDAARGVEDAIRRALPYHRDQPNGSVLSSMLHAEDPHSLEQIYANIKVAVGGGLNEPRDSILTLLLGLLANPDQLERVKADPNLWPTAFEESVRWISPIGMYPRRVARDVVFSGIQLHEGDQIGLCVGAANRDASRFEAPDHFDVFREKKSHLAFGAGPHFCAGAWLARHMVGRLVVPGLFERLRNLRLARHDEVRIHGWVFRGPTTLPVTWDV
- a CDS encoding VOC family protein, with product MTHLVHAIGHLKVNVTNPGAVIRDSTEILGLRVSHQERDQTWLSSNGRAAELVLVHGDENSAHTIGLEALTKTDVEAVASRIEPAGCRILSHQPSLSCMDAGVTFATPEGLRFEVHTPIRNNIRGQRFPTNGIMPRRIDHINLISPDPVATRAQLEAVGGMKLSERMVNDALSWMYGGNRQHHVLGVVKGAAAGLHHVSFEFVEFNMYCRLGDILDRFDRQLLWGPGRHRPGDNTYAYYTDASGMMIECSGPMSHIADDLNFEPNVITNLERPGNVRDMNVWGTPAPLEWREHFHPFTKIV
- a CDS encoding Re/Si-specific NAD(P)(+) transhydrogenase subunit alpha, with the translated sequence MLIGTPKEIWEGEARVALTPESALQLRKLGYECVIETGAGRAAGFSEDAYRTAGVVIVDTAAALYEAADVIVKVRPPEASEVQRLRAGKTLISFFYPGQNNQLLQQAKTTGSTVIAMDMVPRISRAQKMDALSSMANIAGYRAVIEAGSNFGRFFTGQVTAAGKVPPAKVLVIGAGVAGLAAIGTATSLGAITYAFDVRPEVAEQIESMGAEFVYLDFDDEQQDGAATGGYAAPSSPEFRQKQLAKFRELAPEIDIVITTALIPGRDAPKLWLADMVAAMKPGSVVIDLAAERGGNCDLTVPDQKTVSDNGVIVIGYTDFPSRMAAQASTLYATNIRHMLTDLTPGKDGVIFHNMDDDVIRGATVTKGGEIAYPPPPPKVQAIAAAKPKEKVKEPTLEEKRARELAAFMAQTKSQGILLVIGTALLLLVGAYAPLSFMSHFVVFVLSCFIGFQVIWNVSHSLHTPLMAVTNAVSGIVILGALLQIGSGNGLVVALAALSVLIATINIVGGFLVTRRMLAMFQKT
- a CDS encoding LysR family transcriptional regulator, with the protein product MANLSRRLLPSTSALAAFDSVARLSTFSAAAEELSLTQGAISRQIAALEEQLGVLLFERTGRGVILTEAGADYARAIASALAEIRSASLHAMTKQHNDQLNVAILPTFGTRWLMPRIPQFVARHPEITLNFATRIGVFDFDRDDIDMAIHIGQPDWPGAESTFLMEEMVAPVASPPFLSSHPILKAEDLLRLPLLQMASRPGAWGHFFESLQVSGTPSQAMRFEQFSNVAQACIAGLGLALMPLFLIDSELANGQLVQAFPHQVKSPSAYYAVAPLSRKDFRPVAAFRAWLLEEVALYQKGAAG
- a CDS encoding alpha/beta fold hydrolase, giving the protein MQEKLTFMSDGLKISAVLHIPDARQAGQKLPAFIVCHGFVGSKDESHAQIQAEMMEAFGYVALRFDFRSCGESEGERAQVRCFDQVADAKNALTFLAGREEVDSARIGITGHSFGAAVSVYTAGVDERVACCLSSCGWGNGERKFRGQHPTPESWDKFIGILENGRKHKQETGQSLWMSRFDAVPIPEHLRKNLSPKAIMEIPVETAWSMYNFRADDVIGNIAPRPLLLFHTANDIITPTSESIRMFERAGQPTELMLIDTTAHFPLAPGDAPRTKAMMKGWLDKFFPSPLGTAS
- a CDS encoding Ldh family oxidoreductase, producing the protein MSGASETKPISRQALEDFAAALLQAGGFSEQYAKQSAELLVWANMRGADSHGVLRIPRYIEMVELGIVKGCAEPAVSHEFGAICRLDGNLVPGAVGMSMATKRAIELAGTFGIGLCEISRISHSGAIGYFAEKIARAGMIGIVMAASKPLMVYHGARGEGVSTNPIAISAPAGEGQNPLIFDMSTAAVALGKIMAAKDAGRPIPPDWAVNIEGVPTTDPSKVKAVLPMAGPKGSGLSLMIEVLVSVLGGNPLISAALSQKKDNGFNGLAIAINPFAFGLPHAVVEDIAALARAVKGLPPAAGVKEVLLPGERGFLTAARRSADGIPITAGTAKRLAEEGVKRGVAVPAEFS
- a CDS encoding LysR family transcriptional regulator, with product MDTMNVIGFFDDQGKAMIPDDLAQIDLRSMHVLVAVHDARSFSAAAVQLDISQSTVSYAIDRLRRAFRDPLFVRQGNSIAETDKCKDLVSQAREIVDRMLAIAVPEEFDPETADGTVTLSCNHHERFLLLPTFIPALRAAAPKVVLNVLESAVNGKQQLKENSADIVLGPVRILGEGYFRRRIFSDHYSCVMDAQNPLAADELTLERFRKAAHVAVTHNGQWQALYFAALREHDIYLTPQLTLPSHDSIELMIAGTDLVATIPNRLARAYGGRLCVRRFPVHIAIDIDMYWTERTHKSGLHRWARQLLADVTTSCLNRSPDGDDDRECRGDVSSER